The nucleotide window GGTGGCGGCGGATAGCGTTCTGGTGCCGCTGCAGGCCGAGTTCTATGCCCTGGAAGGGCTGTCGCAGCTGCTGATGACCGTGCGCGAGGTGCGGCAGACCGCCAATCCCGATCTGCGGATCGAAGGCGTGCTGCTGACCATGTCCGACAATCGCAACAACCTGTCGCAGCAGGTCGAGGCCGATGCGCGCAGCACCTTGTCCGGTCTGGTCTATCGCACGGTGATCCCGCGCAATGTGCGCTTGTCCGAGGCGCCCTCGCATGCCATGCCGGTGCTGCAATACGATCCGAATTCCAAGGGAAGCACCGCCTATCGCGAACTGGCGAAGGAGTTCCTGTCCCGTCAACTCGCGACCGCCTAGGGAGGAAACATGTCCGATAACAAGCTGGAGAAGCGCGGCCTGGGCCGGGGTCTGTCGGCCCTGATGGCCGATGTGGACCTGATCCCCTCCGAGCGGCCGGCGCCGCGCCAGATGCTGCCGGTCGAGCAGATGACGCCCAATCCCGACCAGCCGCGGCGCAGCTTCGCGCCCGAGGCGCTGCAAGAACTGGCCGATTCGCTGAAGACTCGCGGCATGCTCCAGCCATTGATCGTGCGGCCACATCCGACAGATCGCGGGCTTTACCAGATTGTCGCCGGCGAGCGGCGCTGGCGCGCGGCGCAGATCGCGCAGCTTCACGAAGTTCCGGTCATCGTCCGCGATCTCAGCGATACCGAGGTGCTGGAGGTCGCGATTGTCGAGAACATCCAGCGCGCCGATTTGAACGCCATCGAGGAGGCGGCGTCCTATCGACAGCTGATGGATCGCTTCGGCCATACCCAGGAACGGGTTGCCGAGGCGTTGAACAAAAGCCGCAGCCACATCGCCAACCTGCTGCGGTTGCTGAACCTGCCCGAGCAGGTGCAGGCCTGGCTCAAGGAAGGCAAGCTTACCGCCGGTCATGCGCGCGCGCTGATCACGGCGCCGAACGCGGTCGAACTGGCCCGCAAGGTGATCGAGAAGAACCTATCGGTGCGCGAGACCGAGGATCTGGTGCGGCGCCAGGCCGAAGGGGCAAAGCCCGCGGCGGCCAAGCCGCCCAAGCCAGAGAAGGATGCCGATACCCGTGCCCTGGAGGGGGACTTGTCGGCACATCTGAAGATGAAGGTGGCGATCAACCATGCCGGCGTGGATGGCGGGCAGTTGGTGATCACCTATCGCGACCTGGATCAGCTGGATCGGCTTTGCCAAGTTCTGGCAGGAAACTGAGCATATTTTGTATTTCTTGGAAATCTGAATACAAAATATACGATTGTGATGAAAAACCCCGGAACTTCCGGGGTTTTCGCTTTCTGCTCAGCTCGCCTGGGTGGAGCTTACCCCGACCTTGGCCGGGCGCAGCAGCCGGTCATGCAGTTGGAAGCCGTTATCCATGACCTGAATGATATTGCCGGCCATGGTGCCGGGCACCGGCGCCTCGAACATGGCTTCATGCATCTGCGGGTCGAAGCGGTCGCCGATGGCCGGGGTGATGACCTTGATGCCATGCTTGGCGAAGACGTTGTTCAGCTCGCGCAGCGTCAGTTCGACGCCCTCGATCAGCGCCGCCGCCGCGGCGCGCTGCTCCTCGCCGGCGGCTTCCAGCGCCCGGCTCAGCGCGTCATGCACCGGCAGCAGGTCGCGGGCCAGCCGCGAGCCGCCATATTGCTCGGCATCGCGGCGCTCCTTGTCCGCGCGTTTGCGGGCGTTCTCGGCATCGGCCAGCGCACGCATGAAGCGGTCGCGGTAGTCGTCCCGCTCGGCGATCAGCGCCTCGACATCGGGCGAGGGGGCCTCATCATCGGCCAGCGGGTCAATGATCTCCTCGTCCAGCGGGCTGCCGTTCGGGTTTTCCTTCGTCATGTCCTCATCATCCTTTCCGGCCAGAGATCATCCGGCCGACAAGCTGCGCAGTATAGTCCACGATCGGCACGATGCGGCCATAGTTCAGCCGCGTCGGACCGATGACGCCGACCGCGCCAACAATCTTTCGGTCGGCATTCATATAGGGCGAAACCACCAGAGAGGAACCGGAAAGTGAAAAAAGCTTGTTCTCGGATCCGATGAAAATGCGCACGCCTTCGCCCTGTTCCGCCAGTTCCAGGAACTCGGCGATGTCGCGCTTGCGTTCCAGGTCGTCGAACAGCGTGCGGATAAGGTCCAGATCGGCCAGTTCATCCGCCAGAAGATTGGCCCGGCCGCGCACGATCAGCCGCGGATCGCTGCTTTCGCCGTCCCACAGCGCCAGTCCCGAGGCCACCAGTTCCGCCGCGATGCTGTCCAGCCTTTGCCGGCTCGTCTCGATCTCCTGCGTCACGCTGCGGCGCAGCTCGGCCAGGGTGCGACCTTCGGTCACGGCGTTCAGGAAGTTCGCCGCCTCGCGCATCGAGCTGGCGGTCTGGCCCGGTGGCGGGGCGAACACCCGGTTCTCGACCCGGCCGTCGGCAAAGACCAGCACCACCAGCGCCCGGTCGGGGGCAAGGCTGACGAACTCGATATGCCGCACCGGCGCCTCTTGCTTGGGCATCAACACCAGCGAGGCGCCGTGGGTCAGCGCCGACAGCGCCGTGCTGACCCGGTCCAGCATGGCGCCGGTATCGCCGCTGTCCTGGCCCAGCGTCTCGTCGATCATCTCGCGGTCGCTGGCCGAGACCGGCCCGGCCTCCATCAGCCCATCCACGAACAGCCGCAGCCCCAGCTGCGTCGGCAGCCGCCCGGCCGAGACATGCGGGTGATCCAGCAGGCCCAGATGTTCCAGGTCCTGCATGACATTGCGGATGGTGGCGGCGCTGACCTTTTCGGTCATGTCGCGGGTCAGGGTGCGCGAGCCGACGGGCTCGCCCGTGGCCAGATAGGCTTCGACCACGCGGCGAAACACTTCGCGCGAGCGGTCGTTCAGAAGGGAAAGCAGCGGAGTTTCAGACATCGGCGTTCTGTTGCGGGCGTTCACGGGTTGCGGTCATGGGCGTCGGACCTGTATCTGAACGGCAAAACCCCCGAAAGGAATGAATGATGCGCCCCTCTGGCCGGAATTTAAGTGATATGCGCCCGATTTCAATCGAAACGGGCATCATGCGCCATGCCGAGGGTTCTTGCCTGATCTCTTGCGGCGATACCCGCGTGCTCTGCTCGGCCACCATCGAGGACAAGGCGCCGCCTTTCCTCAAGGGCTCGGGGCAGGGCTGGGTCACGGCGGAATACGGTATGCTGCCGCGGGCCACCAACAGCCGCAACCGGCGTGAGGCCGCGGCGGGCAAGCAATCCGGCCGCACGCAGGAGATCCAGCGCCTGATCGGCCGCGCCTTGCGCGCCGGCGTCGACCGCCGCGCCCTGGGCGAGCGGCAGATCGTCATCGACTGCGACGTGATTCAGGCCGATGGCGGCACCCGCTGCGCCGCGATCACCGGTGGCTGGGTGGCGCTGCGGCTGGCGGTGAACAAGCTGCTGCAGGCCGGCATCGTCACCAGCGACCCGATCATGGACCACGTCGCCGCGGTGTCCTGCGGCATCTATGCCGGCCAGCCGATCCTGGATCTGGACTATGCCGAGGACAGCGAGGCCGGCACCGACGGCAATTTCATCATGACCGGGGCAGGGCGGCTGATCGAGGTGCAGATGTCGGCCGAGGGCGCCACCTTCTCGCGCCCCGAGATGAACCAGCTGCTCGATCTGGCCGAATCCGGCATCGCCGAGCTGGTCCGGGCCCAGAACGAGGCCATGGCATGCGCAAGCTGACCGAAAGGAAACTGCTGGTCGCCACCCATAACCAAGGCAAGCTGGACGAGATCCGCGCCATGATGGCCCCGCATGGCATCGAGGTCACCTCGGCCGGCGAGATGGGCCTGCCCGAGCCGCCCGAGACCGAGTCGAGCTTCATCGGCAATGCCCGCATCAAGGCCCGCGCCGCCATGCAGGCCACCGGCCTGGCGGTGCTGGCCGATGACAGCGGCATCACCGTGGACGGGCTGGACGGCGCGCCCGGCGTCTATACCGCCGACTGGGCCGAGACCCCGCAGGGCCGCGACTTCATGCAGGCCATGACCCGCACCTGGCGCGAGCTGGACGAGCGCGGCGTGCCCGAGCCGCGCACCGCCCAGTTCCGCGCCACCCTGATCCTGCTCTGGCCCGACGGCCACGAGGAGATCTTCGAGGGCGTGGCGCCCGGCCACCTGGTCTGGCCGCCGCGCGGGCAGCAGGGCCATGGCTACGACCCGATCTTCGTGCCCGAGGGCCATGACGTGACCTATGCCGAGATGGCGCCCGAGCGGAAGAACGCCATCAGCCACCGCGCCCGCGCCTTCCGCAAGCTGGAGGCGCTGTTTGCGTAGGATCTCGACCGGATCGCCCTTCGAATCGGCGCTCGGCTACAGCCGCGCGGTGGTGAAGGGGCCGTGGTGCTTCGTCTCGGGCACCACCGGTTACGATTACGCGGCGATGGCGATGCCCGACAGCGCCGCCGATCAGGCGCGCAACGCCTTCGCCACCATCTTCGCCACCCTGGCCGAGGCCGGATTCGCACCCGCCGACATCGTGCGGGTGCAGTACACCATCACCGACCCGGCGATCCTCGACGCGATCACGCCGGTTCTGGGCGAGGCGATGAAAGATGCGTTACCGGCCGCCACCATGGTTGTGGCCGGGCTGATCAGACCCGAGATGAAGATCGAAATCGAAGTCACCGCGCTGAAGGAATGACCCTGGACCTGCCAGCCGCCCCCCCGCCGGACCCGGCCACCGGCCCCAGCCTGTCCGACGACTGGCGGGCCGGGGGCTTCGCGCTTTACGTCCATTGGCCCTTCTGCGCCGCGAAATGCCCCTATTGCGATTTCAACAGCCATGTTACCGCCAGCATCGACCAGCCGCGCTGGCTGGCCGCCTATCGCGCCGAGATCGCCCGGCTGGGCCGCGAACTGCCCGGCCGGGTGTTGAACAGCATCTTCTTCGGCGGCGGCACCCCCAGCCTGATGGCGCCGGAAACCGTGGCCGGGGTGATCGAGGCCGCCCGCGCCGCCTGGCCCTTTGCCAATGACATCGAGATCACCCTGGAGGCCAACCCGACCAGCGTCGAGACGGGCCGTTTCCGCGCCTATGCCGACGGCGGGGTGAACCGCGTCTCGATGGGCGTGCAGGCGCTGAACGACGATGACCTGCGCCGGCTCGGGCGGATGCATTCGGCGGCCGAGGCCCGCGCCGCCTTCGACATCGCCCGCGACTGTTTCGCGCGCGTGAGCTTCGACCTGATCTATGCCCGCCAGGACCAGGACCGCGCCCATTGGCGGCGCGAGCTCAGCCAGGCGCTCGGCATGGCGGTCGATCACCTCTCGGCCTATCAGCTCACCATCGAGCCGGGCACCGCCTTCGGCGCCCGGCACGCCAAGGGCGGGCTGAAAGGCCTGCCCGACGACGACCTGTCCGCCGACCTGTATCTGGACACGCAAGAGATCTGCGCCACGGCCGGGATGCCAGCCTATGAGGTTTCGAACCACGCCCGGCCCGGGGCGGAAAGCCGGCACAACCTGGTCTATTGGCGGCAGGGGGACTGGGCGGCGGTGGGGCCGGGGGCGCATGGCCGGCTGACGCTGGCCTCGGGCCGCTGGGCGACCGAGGCGCATCCGGCGCCGGGCGCCTGGCTGGACGCCGTCGAGAGCCGCGGCCATGGCGACAGCCGGCGCGAATTGCTCGACCTGCCCGACCGGGCGCTGGAATATCTGCTGATGTCCATGCGGCTGGCCGAGGGCATGGAGATCGCCCGCTATCTCGCCCATGGCGCCCGGCTGCCGCGGCAGAGGGTCGAGGACCTGGCCGGGCTCGGCCTCGTGACCCTGGGGCCCGAGCGGCTGGCGGCGACGGCGGCCGGGCGCCCGGTGTTGAACGGTATCCTGCGTGAACTGGCGGAATAACAAGATGCGTTACCTTTGGCTCGCCACCGGCTGGCTGACCCTGTCGGTGGGGGTGATCGGGGTCTTCCTGCCGGTCATGCCCACCGTGCCCTTCCTGCTGGTCGCGGTCTGGGCCTTCGCCCGCTCCTCGCCGCGACTCGGGGCGCGGATCATGCGGCATCCGAAATTCGGCCCGCCGATCCGGGCCTGGCGCAAGGGTGGCATCATCAGCCGCACCGCCAAGATCTGGGCGGTCGGCGCCATGGCCTGCGGCGTCGGCTGGACGATCCTGCTGGGCCTTGATCCGCGGCTCATCGCCGTGCAGGCGGCGGCCTGCACCGCCGTCGGCATCTGGCTGGTCAGCCGTCCCGAAGCCTGACCCGCCGGGGCCGGCAGCGGCGCGGCGGACAGCGATTACAACCTTTTGCCCACTTGCGGGCGACCGGCCATGGCGCGAACCTCGCCCCATCTAGGTTCGCGGGGAGGATTAGGACCATGGTTGATACCTCTGGGGTGAAGATTCATCCTGCCGTCGATAACGGCATCAAGCCGGCGCAGCCCGGGTTTTCCGGCGGCACGCTGCATTGCAAATGCGCCTCGAACCCGGTTCGGGTCGCGGTGCGGGCGCAGACCGCGCATAATCACGTCTGCGGCTGCACCAAGTGCTGGAAGCCGGACGGCGCGATCTTCTCGCAGGTGGCGGTGGTCGGCCGCGACGCGGTCGAGGTGCTGGAAGGCGCCGGCAAGCTGGAGATCGTCAATGCCGAGGCGCCGATCCAGCGCCATCGCTGCAAGGATTGCGGCGTGCACATGTATGGCCGCATCGAGAACAAGGACCATCCCTTCTACGGGCTGGATTTCGTCCATACCGAACTGTCGGACGAGAATGGCTGGTCGGCGCCGGAATTCGCCGCCTTCGTCAGCTCGGTGATCGAATCGGGTGTCGATCCCAGCCGCATGGACGGCATCCGCGCCCGCCTGCGCGAACTGGGGCTCGAGCCCTACGATGCCCTGTCGCCGCCGCTGATGGACGCCATCGCGACGCATATCGCCAAGCGATCTGGCGCATTGCCGGCTTGACCGGGACCGCCTCGGCAGGGATCAACTTCGGGGGCCGGTTTACCGGCCCCTGTGCCATGAGACGACTGTGACATGAGAAGACCAAGGCCGTCGCGGCCCATATGCAAGGAGAGCAAGCCATGAGAACACGCGCCGCCGTCGCCCTGGAGGCCGGGAAGCCGCTCGAGGTCATGGAGGTCAACCTGGAAGGCCCCAAGGCCGGCGAGGTGATGATCGAGATCAAGGCCACCGGCATCTGCCACACCGACGATTTCACCCGCTCGGGCGCCGACCCCGAGGGCATCTTCCCCGCCATCCTGGGCCATGAGGGCGCCGGCGTGGTGGTCGAGGTCGGCCCCGGCGTCACCTCGGTCAAGCCGGGCGACCATGTCATCCCGCTTTACACCCCGGAATGCCGGCAGTGCCCGTCCTGCCTGTCGCGCAAGACCAACCTTTGCACCGCGATCCGCGCCACCCAGGGCCAGGGCCTGATGCCCGACGGCACCACGCGCTTCTCGATGCTCGACGGCACGCCGATCTATCACTACATGGGCTGCTCGACCTTCTCGAACTACACCGTGCTGCCGGAAATCGCGGTGGCCAAGGTGCGCGAGGACGCACCCTTCGACAAGATCTGCTATATCGGCTGCGGCGTCACCACCGGCATCGGCGCGGTGATCAACACCGCCAAGGTCGAGATCGGCGCCAAGGCGGTGGTCTTCGGCCTGGGCGGCATCGGGCTCAACGTGCTGCAGGGCCTGCGCATGGCCGGCGCCGACATGATCATCGGCGTTGACCTGAACGACGACAAGAAGCCGATGGCCGAGCATTTCGGCATGACGCATTTCATCAACCCGAAGAACTGCGAGAACGTGGTGCAGGAGATCGTGAACCTGACCAAGACCCCGTTCGACCAGATCGGCGGCGCCGATTACAGCTTCGACTGCACCGGCAACGTCAAGGTGATGCGCGACGCGCTGGAATGCACCCATCGCGGCTGGGGCCAGTCGGTGATCATCGGCGTGGCGGCGGCCGGGGCGGAAATCAGCACCCGGCCGTTCCAGCTGGTCACCGGCCGGGTCTGGAAGGGCACGGCCTTCGGCGGCGCCCGCGGCCGCACCGACGTGCCGCAGATCGTCGACTGGTACATGGACGGCAAGATCGAGATCGACCCGATGATCACCCACACCCTGACGCTGGACGAGATCAACAAGGGCTTCGACCTGATGCATTCGGGCGAATCCATCCGCTCGGTCGTCCTTTACTGATCGTAAAGGCCTGCTTAGTTAAAAGGACGGCGGGGGCGGGCGACCGTGCCCGCCGTCAACATGAAAGGACCGATCATGGCAAAGCATTTCCACCTGGACGACGATGACGACGACGATGACGACGAGCGCCGCCAGGAGGGCCAGAAGGACGAGGGGCTCGGCCTGCCCGAGGGGGACAAGATCGGCAAGCTCTATTTCAAGTCGCGCACGGTGATCGTCGCCGGGCCGATCACCGACAAGCTGGCGCAGCGCACCGTGGCGCATCTGCTGGCCCTGGCCGAGGACAGCGACGCCCCGATCAACATGCTGATCTCCTCGCCCGGCGGCCATGTCGAATCCGGCGACATGATCCATGACGTGATCAAGTTCATCCGTCCGACCGTGCGCACCATCGGTTCGGGCTGGGTCGCCTCGGCCGGGGCGCTGATCTTCGTCGGCGCTGAGAAGGAAAACCGCTACTGCCTGCCCAACACCCGCTTCCTGATCCACCAGCCCTCGGGCGGGATCGGCGGCACTTCGACCGACATGATGATCCAGGCCGAACAGGTCCGGCTGATGCGCGACCGGCTGAACCAGATCTTCGCCGAGGCCACCGGCCAGAGCGTCGAGCGGATCGAGAAGGACACCCAGCGCGACTTCTGGCTGAACACGCAGGAGGCGCTGGATTACGGCCTGCTGGGCAAGGTCATCCGCTCGGTGGACGAGCTGAAATGACGGGCCTGCGCTGATGGGGGGCGGGACAGGCACCCTGATCCGTCCCGCCACGCCTTCCGACCACGAGGCGATCTGGACGATCCTGGAACCCGTCTATCGTGCGGGCGAGACCTATTGCATCCCCCCCGACATCGCGCGGGACGAGGCGCTGGCCGACTGGTTCGCCGCGCCCTTCACCGTCTTCGTGGCCGAGTTGGACGGCCGGGTGCTGGGCACCAGCCATGTCGGCCGGAACCGCCCCGGCCCGGCGGCGCATGTCGCCAATGCCAGCTTCGCCACCCATCCCGACGCGCGCGGCCGCGGCATTGCCGGGCGGCTGGTCGCCCATGCCAAGGACTGGGCGCGGGCGCAGGGTTTCCGGGCGATGCAGTTCAATTTCGTCGTCTCGACCAATGCCGATGCCGTTCATTCGTGGCAGAAGGCCGGTTTCGATATTGTCGGCCGGCTGCCCGGCGCGTTTCTTCACCCCAGGCATGGCTATGTCGATGCGCTGGTCATGTTCCACGATCTGACGAAAGGGAATGAGCCATGAGTCTGGCCTATGAGACCGTATCCGAGAACCGCAGCTTCGGCGGCATGCAGGGCGTCTATCGCCACCAGTCGCAGGCCACCGGCACGCCGATGACCTTCGCCGTCTACCTGCCGCCGCAGGCCGAACACGGCAAGGTGCCGGTGCTGTGGTACCTGTCCGGCCTGACCTGCACGCATGAGAACGCCATGACCAAGGCCGGCGCGCAGGAATGGGCGGCGGAATACGGCATCGCGCTGATCTTTCCCGACACCTCGCCGCGCGGCGAGGGCGTGGCCAATGACGAGGCTTACGACCTCGGCCAGGGCGCCGGCTTCTATGTCGATGCGACCGAGGCGCCCTGGGCGCCGCATTTCCGCATGTGGCATTACATCACCCACGAGTTGCCCGAGCTGGTCTTCACCAATTTCCCGCTGGACCGCGACGCGCAGGGCATCACTGGCCATTCCATGGGCGGCCATGGCGCGCTGACCATCGCCATGACCTTCCCGGAACGCTACCGCTCGGTCTCGGCCTTCTCTCCGATCGCCAATCCGACCGAATCCGACTGGGGTCGCAAGCAGTTCCAGGCCTATCTGGGCGCCGACCGCTCGGCCTGGGAAAAGCACGATTCGACGCTGCTGATGCGCGAGAAGGGCTATCCGGGCGAGGTGCTGGTCGACCAGGGCGCCAATGATCAGTTCCTGGACCTGCTGAAGCCCGAATCCCTGGCCCATGCCATGGCCGAGCGTCGCCAGCCCGGCGAATTCCGCATGCATCAGGGCTATGACCACAGCTATTTCTTCGTGCAGACCTTCATGGCCGACCACCTGCGCTGGCACGCCGAGCGGCTGGCCTGACCGGCTGGGGTCGATCCGGGTGATCGACCCCATACCAATTGCCGATTTTCCCTAATACTTTCGTCTCAGCACCCGATCGCGCTCGTTGACGCAAATGCGGTCGGGTCCGAACCTTCCGACATGAAGGTGCGGGCGTGCGAGGAGTGGCGCCAGCACCGATATGGGAGGGAAAATCCATGAAAAAACTAATGAATGGCGCCTGTCTCGCGCTGCTCATGTGCGGTTCGGCGGCGATGGCCAACGAAAGCGTCCTGGCCGAGATCGCCAAGCCCCAGCAATGGGCGATCCAGACCGGCGATTACGCGAACACGCGCTACTCGACCTTGGACCAGATCAACAAGGACAATGTCAAGGACCTGCGCGTCGCCTGGACCTTCTCGACCGGCGTGCTGCGCGGCCATGAAGGCTCGCCGCTGGTGATCGGGGACGTGATGTATGTCCACACGCCGTTCCCGAACAATGTCTTCGCGCTGGACCTGAACGACAACGGCAAGATCCTGTGGCGCTATGAGCCGCAGCAGGATCCGAACGTCATCGCGGTGATGTGCTGCGACACGGTGAACCGCGGCCTCGCCTATGCCGACGGCATGATCCTGCTGTCGCAGGCCGACACCAC belongs to Paracoccus sp. TOH and includes:
- a CDS encoding ParB/RepB/Spo0J family partition protein encodes the protein MSDNKLEKRGLGRGLSALMADVDLIPSERPAPRQMLPVEQMTPNPDQPRRSFAPEALQELADSLKTRGMLQPLIVRPHPTDRGLYQIVAGERRWRAAQIAQLHEVPVIVRDLSDTEVLEVAIVENIQRADLNAIEEAASYRQLMDRFGHTQERVAEALNKSRSHIANLLRLLNLPEQVQAWLKEGKLTAGHARALITAPNAVELARKVIEKNLSVRETEDLVRRQAEGAKPAAAKPPKPEKDADTRALEGDLSAHLKMKVAINHAGVDGGQLVITYRDLDQLDRLCQVLAGN
- a CDS encoding nucleotide exchange factor GrpE; translated protein: MTKENPNGSPLDEEIIDPLADDEAPSPDVEALIAERDDYRDRFMRALADAENARKRADKERRDAEQYGGSRLARDLLPVHDALSRALEAAGEEQRAAAAALIEGVELTLRELNNVFAKHGIKVITPAIGDRFDPQMHEAMFEAPVPGTMAGNIIQVMDNGFQLHDRLLRPAKVGVSSTQAS
- the hrcA gene encoding heat-inducible transcriptional repressor HrcA — protein: MSETPLLSLLNDRSREVFRRVVEAYLATGEPVGSRTLTRDMTEKVSAATIRNVMQDLEHLGLLDHPHVSAGRLPTQLGLRLFVDGLMEAGPVSASDREMIDETLGQDSGDTGAMLDRVSTALSALTHGASLVLMPKQEAPVRHIEFVSLAPDRALVVLVFADGRVENRVFAPPPGQTASSMREAANFLNAVTEGRTLAELRRSVTQEIETSRQRLDSIAAELVASGLALWDGESSDPRLIVRGRANLLADELADLDLIRTLFDDLERKRDIAEFLELAEQGEGVRIFIGSENKLFSLSGSSLVVSPYMNADRKIVGAVGVIGPTRLNYGRIVPIVDYTAQLVGRMISGRKG
- the rph gene encoding ribonuclease PH, with amino-acid sequence MRPSGRNLSDMRPISIETGIMRHAEGSCLISCGDTRVLCSATIEDKAPPFLKGSGQGWVTAEYGMLPRATNSRNRREAAAGKQSGRTQEIQRLIGRALRAGVDRRALGERQIVIDCDVIQADGGTRCAAITGGWVALRLAVNKLLQAGIVTSDPIMDHVAAVSCGIYAGQPILDLDYAEDSEAGTDGNFIMTGAGRLIEVQMSAEGATFSRPEMNQLLDLAESGIAELVRAQNEAMACAS
- the rdgB gene encoding RdgB/HAM1 family non-canonical purine NTP pyrophosphatase — encoded protein: MRKLTERKLLVATHNQGKLDEIRAMMAPHGIEVTSAGEMGLPEPPETESSFIGNARIKARAAMQATGLAVLADDSGITVDGLDGAPGVYTADWAETPQGRDFMQAMTRTWRELDERGVPEPRTAQFRATLILLWPDGHEEIFEGVAPGHLVWPPRGQQGHGYDPIFVPEGHDVTYAEMAPERKNAISHRARAFRKLEALFA
- a CDS encoding RidA family protein translates to MRRISTGSPFESALGYSRAVVKGPWCFVSGTTGYDYAAMAMPDSAADQARNAFATIFATLAEAGFAPADIVRVQYTITDPAILDAITPVLGEAMKDALPAATMVVAGLIRPEMKIEIEVTALKE
- the hemW gene encoding radical SAM family heme chaperone HemW, whose amino-acid sequence is MTLDLPAAPPPDPATGPSLSDDWRAGGFALYVHWPFCAAKCPYCDFNSHVTASIDQPRWLAAYRAEIARLGRELPGRVLNSIFFGGGTPSLMAPETVAGVIEAARAAWPFANDIEITLEANPTSVETGRFRAYADGGVNRVSMGVQALNDDDLRRLGRMHSAAEARAAFDIARDCFARVSFDLIYARQDQDRAHWRRELSQALGMAVDHLSAYQLTIEPGTAFGARHAKGGLKGLPDDDLSADLYLDTQEICATAGMPAYEVSNHARPGAESRHNLVYWRQGDWAAVGPGAHGRLTLASGRWATEAHPAPGAWLDAVESRGHGDSRRELLDLPDRALEYLLMSMRLAEGMEIARYLAHGARLPRQRVEDLAGLGLVTLGPERLAATAAGRPVLNGILRELAE
- a CDS encoding YbaN family protein — translated: MRYLWLATGWLTLSVGVIGVFLPVMPTVPFLLVAVWAFARSSPRLGARIMRHPKFGPPIRAWRKGGIISRTAKIWAVGAMACGVGWTILLGLDPRLIAVQAAACTAVGIWLVSRPEA
- the gfa gene encoding S-(hydroxymethyl)glutathione synthase, which codes for MVDTSGVKIHPAVDNGIKPAQPGFSGGTLHCKCASNPVRVAVRAQTAHNHVCGCTKCWKPDGAIFSQVAVVGRDAVEVLEGAGKLEIVNAEAPIQRHRCKDCGVHMYGRIENKDHPFYGLDFVHTELSDENGWSAPEFAAFVSSVIESGVDPSRMDGIRARLRELGLEPYDALSPPLMDAIATHIAKRSGALPA
- a CDS encoding S-(hydroxymethyl)glutathione dehydrogenase/class III alcohol dehydrogenase, which codes for MRTRAAVALEAGKPLEVMEVNLEGPKAGEVMIEIKATGICHTDDFTRSGADPEGIFPAILGHEGAGVVVEVGPGVTSVKPGDHVIPLYTPECRQCPSCLSRKTNLCTAIRATQGQGLMPDGTTRFSMLDGTPIYHYMGCSTFSNYTVLPEIAVAKVREDAPFDKICYIGCGVTTGIGAVINTAKVEIGAKAVVFGLGGIGLNVLQGLRMAGADMIIGVDLNDDKKPMAEHFGMTHFINPKNCENVVQEIVNLTKTPFDQIGGADYSFDCTGNVKVMRDALECTHRGWGQSVIIGVAAAGAEISTRPFQLVTGRVWKGTAFGGARGRTDVPQIVDWYMDGKIEIDPMITHTLTLDEINKGFDLMHSGESIRSVVLY
- a CDS encoding ATP-dependent Clp protease proteolytic subunit, producing the protein MAKHFHLDDDDDDDDDERRQEGQKDEGLGLPEGDKIGKLYFKSRTVIVAGPITDKLAQRTVAHLLALAEDSDAPINMLISSPGGHVESGDMIHDVIKFIRPTVRTIGSGWVASAGALIFVGAEKENRYCLPNTRFLIHQPSGGIGGTSTDMMIQAEQVRLMRDRLNQIFAEATGQSVERIEKDTQRDFWLNTQEALDYGLLGKVIRSVDELK
- a CDS encoding GNAT family N-acetyltransferase, producing the protein MGGGTGTLIRPATPSDHEAIWTILEPVYRAGETYCIPPDIARDEALADWFAAPFTVFVAELDGRVLGTSHVGRNRPGPAAHVANASFATHPDARGRGIAGRLVAHAKDWARAQGFRAMQFNFVVSTNADAVHSWQKAGFDIVGRLPGAFLHPRHGYVDALVMFHDLTKGNEP
- the fghA gene encoding S-formylglutathione hydrolase, whose product is MSLAYETVSENRSFGGMQGVYRHQSQATGTPMTFAVYLPPQAEHGKVPVLWYLSGLTCTHENAMTKAGAQEWAAEYGIALIFPDTSPRGEGVANDEAYDLGQGAGFYVDATEAPWAPHFRMWHYITHELPELVFTNFPLDRDAQGITGHSMGGHGALTIAMTFPERYRSVSAFSPIANPTESDWGRKQFQAYLGADRSAWEKHDSTLLMREKGYPGEVLVDQGANDQFLDLLKPESLAHAMAERRQPGEFRMHQGYDHSYFFVQTFMADHLRWHAERLA